TGCATTCAATGGGGCTTTTTTTATTTGACACCGCCCCTACTTCGGATTAAGATAATCTCACTTTCAACAGAAAGTCGGGATTTGCAGCCCTGAATTAGTACTAGGCGGTAGAGATAATTAGTCGCCTAAATGGTGGCTTTTTTTATAGCCGAAAATCAGTAAATCAAACCTTTTAAAGGGGTACATCAAATTGATACCCCCCTTCATAAGTAGTCAATGATGAACTGATTAAGGGGATCGAAAGATCCACCGTTTACCTAGTACAACGGCACTGCAAACCTTGATCAGTTCATCACCAGTTATTGCAGTGGCTAGTGATGAGTTTTAAAACTTGTACTAGGAGCAGTCAAAATGACTACATTAACATTTCAAAATAAAACACTTTCGGCTATTAATCAGCAAAATCAAATTTGGCTAACTGTTACAGAAATTGGAAAAGCATTAGGTTATTCAGATCCATTTAAGTCTGTTAAAAACCTTTATGATCGCCACCAAGATGAATTTACCCCTTGTATGACACAACTTGTCGAAATGCAAACCGCAGGCGGAATGCAAAAAGTCCGTATCTTCTCATTGCGTGGCTGCCACCTTATCGGAATGCTCTCACACACCAAAGTCGCAAAAGAGTTCAGACGCTGGGTACTTGATATTCTCGATAAAGAAGTCGGCAATGTACAAAATTCACAACCTAACCTACCGCTTGTGGAAGAAAAGAAATTCACGTTTGAATTAACTCAAGACGAAATTTCTACCCTACTCTGGCTTTGGTTTATCGCAGAAAAAGAGCGTGATTTAATTGACAACCTTGCCCCCGCACTTCGATCAATTGGCTCACATTTTGCACCTACCGCAGAAAGCCACGCAACGGAATATAAGTTCTCAATCGAGCGAGCAAGAAAAATATTGCTCAACCTGAGCCAAACACTCAACGTAACCCCGTGGGAAGACACAAGCCTTTCCCGAGTGCTACCCAAAATCCGCAATTTCAATAGCGGAAATCCACAACGTCCAAGACTAACTAGACGCTAAATTTCCCCAAATCCGACCGCTTGAATTGTTCGGTTTTTCCGAACAGTTCACCAGCGGGGGATTTTTGCACCCTAAATTCACTAAATCGACTAAAAAAGGAACACAAAATGAAAAACATACTTCTCAGCGCCTTATTTATCATTGCTTTCTGCCTAGTAGTTGGCACAACACTCACCCAAGCAAAATCTAGCCCCATCGAAGAACAGCCCATCGCAACACCCGAAAGCTACTTCGATGATAGCTATATCGAACCACCCTACAACCCCTGCAAAGACCCTTTCTTGCACATTTACCGCAGTGTGGAATATGAACAACGCCAAAAACAGTGTGAGGTGGCACAATGAAACCACAAACCAACGCAACTCTGCCCCAAGCTAAAACCAAAGTAATCAAAGGCAAAAATGGAATGTTCTGGGGATATATCTACCTTGATGGCAAAGAAATTGAAAAAGTCGGCGGAAAAACAGGCTATATGAGCGAATTAAACTGCATTACCTACCTCAATCAACGAGTGGATTACCACAACAACCAAAAGAACGTAAACATACCTCGTTATGTTAAGGAGCAACAAAATGCCTGACTGCCTCAATGAACAAAGACGGATAGAAATTGAAGCACATTACGATAAGCAAGATCAACAACACGAAGCTGAAATTGCTCTCTCTGATGAACTCGAAAGCCTATTAGAAAATAACGGCTTTGGTGATTTCTACTACGCATTAACAGGCACAGAAGCCTTTGAAAATGCCTTGAAAGAAGAAGCCAAAGCAAGATTTCCACAGTTATTTAACTAACAAGCAATGAATTAACTGCTTAAACTCGTAAAAGGAATGGTTATGAATAATCAACAACAAAATAAAGAGGAAAATAAACCTGCTGTAACACGTCAATCAACAATAAAAGCACTGATCAATGGGAAGGCTACCCAAACACGAATTATGCAGTTGCTTGGTGATAGTGCAAAGATGGAAAAATTTTCTGCAACTCTCATTAATATTGCTTTAGACGGTTCTCTTTCAACCTGCTCACCAGCCAGTATTGTGAAATCAGGATTGCAGGCAGCTGAATTGGATTTATCACTCAATAAAAATATGGGACTAGCTTATATCGTTCGTTATCAAAAAGATGCCGAATTCCAAATAGGCTATAAAGGCTGGCAATTATTAGCCAAACGTGCAGGTATTCGATTGAATGTTACCCCAATCTATGATTGTGATGAATTTGAAATCTCAAGTGATGGGTTTGATACTACAATCAAACATATTCCAAATTTAGATGCTCAACAAGATCATTTGCCAGAATGGGTTGAATCACACCTTAAAGGCGTACTGGTTTCTACTAAAGAAGACGGTGAGATTTCTCATAAATTTGTGAGTATTGGAAAAATTCAGCAAATTGCGGGGGTCAGCCCAAGCAAGAAAAAAGGGAGCTATTCTCCTTACTCATTGTGGAATTTGGAAATGTATATGGGTAAGGCAACTAAATATGTATTGAGTAAAATGCCTATGCAAGAACAAATAGCAAGAGCAGTTGAAATAGAAAATGAAGTCGATAAAAAACAAATGACTGAGAATCAGCACTCAAAAGATAATGATATTTTTGAAGCAGAGTTTTCAACTATCGTAAGCGATGAAGTATTTCAGAAATGCAAACAAAACATCATCAATGGCGAAACCACATTACAAGACCTGTGTGATAGTGGTTTTGAGTTCTCACCAGAACAATACGAAGAATTGGAGAAATTAGAGGTTAAATAATGAAAATATATTACATCTATTCCGACTATTACGATCAAGACTGGATCGATCATATCGAAAGCCTACAAAGTATAACGGTATTTAGAAATAAAAATGCGATTAGGCAAGCGTTAGAATACTCAGCTACAAAAGATAAATGGAACAGTTTCGACATTGTAGAGAAAGGCAGATCTTGCGACTTAATTGATCAAAACAAGCATTTTAATATGGTTTTTGCTGTACAGGCTTTGGAGTAGCAAATGAATAACCTATTCAAACTCAAAGCAAGGTGTTCATCACTGTCTCAATTTATTGGTGAACCTAAATCAAAAGCCGATAAAGAAGCGGGCAAACTCACTAATACAGCTAAATCTGCCGTGCGTGACAAAATAAAGTTAGATTTGTTTGGCTATCAATCGTTTGAAGGGAATAAACAGACCCAAAAAGGCAATCAACTTGAAGACCAAGCGATCAAACTCAGTGGATTAACTCGAGGGCTCGCTCTCAAAAAGAATACCGAACGGCGAGAAAATGACTTTATCAGTGGCGAATGCGATATTTATGTGCCAACTCGCAAGCTGATTATTGATACAAAATGCTCGTGGGATATTGGATCACACCCGTTCTTTCGTGATGAAGCCGAAGAAAAAGCCAAAAAACAGGGCTACGATATTCAAATGCAAGGCTATATGTGGCTATGGGAATGCGAGCAAGCTCAAATAGACTTTGTTCTCTTACCCACCCCTTTTGATTTACTTTCGCCCTATGAAGACAGTGAACGATACATTGATCTCGTTGAACAAATCCCACAATCACAGCGTATCACCACCATTACGATTAAACGTGATGACAAAATGATACAACGTATTCAAGAGCGAGTTCAGGCAGCTCAAGATTACTATGATGAACTGATTGCGGAATTAACGAAACATTAAACGCCTACAAAGCCACCTAGTGGCTTTTTTATTACCTTATTATCGGAGACTAAATATGTTCTGGTTCAAAAATATCATTATCTACCGCTTAACATCTGCAATTGATTTCTCAAATATTGAAAACGCATTGCAACAATCCAAATTCTCTGATTGCCAGCCCTTAGATTGGAGTAAATTTGGTTGGGATTCGCCACTCATAACCAGTGATCAATTACATTTTGAATCAAATAATCAGCTTTTACTTGTGGCACACAAAGAAGAAAAAATTATTCCCGCCGAGGTTATCCAAAAAGAAACGAACACTCGCATTGAAGCCCTTGAAAAGAAAGAAGAACGGAAATTACGCAAAACAGAAAAGCAAGCAATTAAAAACGATGTAGTAACAACCCTACTTCCCCGTGCTTTTAGCAAACATCTATTTACTGCAATCTGGATTGACATTAAACGCCAGCTAATTTTTATTGATACCAGCTCATCTAAACGTGCCGAAGATACGCTTGCTTTATTGCGGAAAACGCTCGGCTCACTGCCTGTTGTACCACTTTCTTTCATTAAACTACCGCTTGAAGTAATAACCGAATGGATCACACACAACGATCTGCCTCAATGGCTCACATTACTTGAAGAAGCAGAACTGAAATCATTTAATGATGAAAGCGTGATCCGCTGTAAACGACAAGATTTAGAAAGTGATGAAATTACCAACCATCTCGAAGCGGGAAAATATATCACTAAATTAGCGTTAGACTGGGAAAACCATTTATCTTTTGTTCTTAAGGAAGATGGCTCACTCTCTCGTATTAAATTCGCTGATGATATTCTTGAGAAAAATGACGATATTCTCAAAGAAGATATAGCACAACGATTTGATGCGGACTTTTTCTTAATGACTCACGAATTAGCCGATTTGATCGACAAACTTACTATTGAATTTCACGGTATTAAGGAGACTATATGAAACTCCCCTATAACCCCTTTACCCTACGGCGGCAACTAAAATACTACATCTCGCTTTGCAATGCACAAGGTCAAGACATTGTGAATGCCAATGAACACATCGCTCAACTGATTGATGAAAGCAATCATAAAACCAAGCTCATTCAGCGATTAGAAAAAGACCTTGAAATTGCCAATAACCAAATTAAAGCCAGTGAAATTGCTGTTGAATTGATCACAAATCAGAAAGGAAAGTGAAAATGAACATTAACGAAACCTTATCAGAACGAGAAAAAACACACGGTGATTTTTATCAAGGCGCTATTATTTTTGATTCCTTAATGGAAATAGTCAAAAACCACGAAGAAAATTTAAACGTCTCACACCGCTACGCATTAACAATGATAATGGGGAAAATCACTCGTATTTTAGAAGGTAATGCCTTTGAACCCGATCATTGGCGAGATATTGCAGGCTATGCAACATTAGGCGGACGATTGAATGTTACGGAGAGAAAAGATGAAACCATTTAATTTAGGAAAGGCATTAGCAGGTAAACTTTGTGTAACTAGAAGCCGTAAAAAGTTAAAATTATAGCTAATAGAGAAGTACTTGACTAGGTGCGCAAATTAAATGAGTTCCGTCAGCATGTCCAGATTACAGGGACGGAAGTTAGTCGTAGAGAAGTATATTAGCAATGAATACAAAAATAGTAAACAAACATTGCTATTTTACTTATTTCCAAAGAGAAAATGATTGATACCCTTGAAGAAATCTATCTTTAATGTTATTTTTGGAAATAATTTCCAAAAATAACATTAAAAAAGGACTTGCTATGCTTATTGACTTTAGTACGAAAAATTTCCGTTCATTTAATGAATTGCAAACCTTTAGTTTAATTAAAAGTAAAAGTAGTGAGCTACCTAGTAATACTTTTAGCATTAGTGATAACTCGAACTTTAGTTTACTAAAAACTGCAGCCATCTATGGTGCTAATGCTAGTGGAAAATCTAATTTTCTAAAGGCATTATTGACGATGAAACTTATGGTCACAGCAAATTATCAGCGTGGAGATAAACTTCCTGTTGTTCCGTTTAAGTTGAATAATTGTACAATCAACCAACCAACAGAATTTGAAGTTACATTTATTGTTGATAACGTACGTTATCAATATGGTTTTAGTGCTTCAACAACCCAAATTTATGATGAATGGCTATTTGTATATCCTAAAAATCACGCTCAAAAATGGTTTGAGAGAAGTTGGAATAAACAAAACAAATCATACGATTGGAGATTTGGCTCATTCTTATTAGGTTCAAAGCAAATGTGGGCTCAATCAACAAGAGAAAATGCTTTATTCTTAGCAACTGCAGTGCAATTAAACAATGAACAATTAAGGCCTATTTTTGATTGGTTTAATGATACCTTGCGCTTTGCTAGCTCGGGTGGATTTGATCCTATGTTTACCGCAAATTTATGTGAAGATAATAGGAAAAATGATATTCTAAAATTTCTAAAAACTGCAGATTTTCATATTTCAGACATCAAGGTTGAAAAAACTGAATTTAATGTTTCTGAATTACCCGCCGATATGCTAGAACCATTAAAAGATTTTTTAACCCAAAGCCTTAAAGGTAAAAAAAAATTAAGGTTAGAGACTATTCATGTTGACAATAATGGAGATCTAGTTCCATTAAATTTCCATGATGAATCAGATGGTACTCAAAAATTTTTTGGTTTTGCAGGTCCAATCTTAGATGTTCTAGAAAATGGTTATGTGTTGTGTATTGATGAATTGAATGTGAATCTACATCCTAAACTTGTTCAGTTTCTAGTTGAGCTATTTCATAATCAAGAAAGCAATCCTAAAAATGCTCAATTAATTTTTACTACGCATGAAACGTCTATTTTAACTCAATATATTTTTCGTAGAGATCAAATTTGGTTTTGTGAACGCTCAAAAGAACATTCATCAGTATTATATCCATTATCAGATTTTAGCCCTAAAAAAGGGAAAGAGAATTTAGAATTAGGCTATCTTTCAGGTAAATATGGCGCATTACCCTTTATTAGTACATTTATGGGAGTAAAATAATGGGAAGTGATGATTTGCATAAAAAAAGAAAATCCCAGACGTTAAAACAAAAGCAACGAAAAATAGGAACAAAAAAACCTTATGACCGAGTTTTAATTGTATGTGAAGGTTCCAAAACAGAGCCTTTATACTTCAAGGCATTGAGAGAAGAATATCAGTTACATACTGCAAATATAGAAATTTGTAACTCGTCAGGTTCAGACCCTATAAGTATTGTAAATCATGCTAAGATACGATACAGGGAAGCTAAAAACGAAAGAAACTCTTTTGATAGAGTGTATTGTGTTTTTGATAAAGATCAACATGCCAATTACAAGCCCGCAATCAAAACCTTAGAAAGCCTAGCACCTAAAAACACATTTTTTGCTATTACATCTATTCCTTGTTTTGAATATTGGATTTTATTACATTTCTCTTATACAACAAGACCTTATGTTGCGACACATAGAAAGTCTGCAGCTGATAGTGTTATTAGTGAATTAAAAAAATATATTCCCCATTATGAGAAAAATGTTAATATTTTTGATATGATAAAAGGTTCTACATCATTTGCAATAACAAATGCCAAAAAAGCAAATGAATCAGCTCAAAGAGGTTCTACGGATAATCCTTCTACCAAAATAGTTTATCTTGTAGAAGATCTTATTAATTTATTAGAGTGTAAATAAGAGTGTTGTAGAAAGCATTGTAATGAATAGAACATAAAGCTCTTTCAATGAAATAGATACAAGAATAGCGGTGTAATACCGCTATTTTTACGAATTAGATGACTTCGACGACTTCAACCGACAATGAAACCCACCGCTTGTAGCGAAAGTTACAGGCGGTTTTTTATTTGACTATACCCTAGCCCACGCTAGGGTTTATTTTTTGGAGAGAAATTATGGAAAAAACTCAACTTTCTATTACACCCGAACTGCTCTTCCACAAAATCTGTGAAGTGCAATCAATGTTAGAAAATCCTAAAGTAGAAAAAGGATTATGGGATATTCACGATGTCGCTGACTATTGCGGATTATCTTATAATCATACTTACACAAATATTGTTTCCGACCCTAGATTTCCTGCACCCGTTGATATTCAAGGGAAAGATGGGGGAAAAGCAAAACGATTATTCGTAAGAGAAGAAGTAATCACCTTCTTTACGAAATACAAAAAGAAGAAAAATCGTGCTTAACCAAGTAAACTCGCCACTTCTTGCATATCTGGGGCATAATAAGTATTAAGTAGAATTTTAATATCCCTATGCCCACTAATTTTTGCCAAAGTCATCACATCTACTTTTTTTGCAAGGCGAGATAATGCTTCTCGGCGAGTATCATGAAAATGTAAATCTGCTTCATCAAGACCTGCCAATGCTTTCATCTTACGAAAAACCGCATCATGAGATGCCGACTTCATTTGAAAAACACTACCATCATCTACTTTCACTTTTTCAAGATGTTTCAAAATTTTTAATGCAAAGGAAGATAAAGGAACGGTTCTTGCAAATCCATTTTTGGTTTTTGGCAATAAAACAGTTGCACTTGTAAAATTCACATCTTCCCATCTCATATTACAAATTTCCCCAGCACGCATTGCTGTTTCAATAGCAAACAGAACGGAAGCACCTACTCGACTAATTAACGTTACTGGCTCAATCTCAAAATCAAATCCTGAAACGAAGATCAAACGGTCAATTTCATCTTGAGAATAACGGCGAGTTCGTGCTGGTGGCTCTTTCGGTTTATCAACAAGAGATAACGGGTTATTCTTCAAAAACTCCCATTTAATAGCTTGAGAAATAACAGCAGACAAGCTCACTCGTTCTCTCAATACACTCAAAACAGAAACTTCTGATAGACGTTGTTCTTGCCATTTCTCAAAATCTTGCTTACTTAATTCAGCAAGATAAACTGAACCTAATGGCGTCTTAGCAATCCGATTTAATCGCAATGCTTCAGGCCTTGCTCCACCTTTATGTATTGTTACTTCTTCTACATATTTATTTATCAGCTCTGCAAAGGTCATTTGAGGAACAGGGCTATATTCCCCTGCATCAATCTGCGATTCAATAGATTGAGCCCAACGACTTGCTTCAGTTTTAGTAGAAAACGTTGCTGTTTTCACAATCCCTTTCTTTCGGATATGAACTCGCCATTTTTCACCCCGTTTAGTAATCGTTGCCATTCTTTTTATCTCCTTTAATGGTGCACTTTGTGGTGCAATTTTGGTGCACTCAAAGTATAAACTAGAATAAAAAAGAATAAAATAGAATAGATTAACAACAAACAACTATATAGAAAAACAATGGTTATAAAACCATATATATTAGGAAATCCCTTGTCTCACAAGGCTTTAGACAAATAAAAAACGCTAACCTTTCGATTAGCGTTTATTTTAATGGTGCTCTGGGCGAGACTCGAACTCGCACATCCTATGGACACTACCCCCTCAAGATAGCGTGTCTACCAATTCCACCACCAGAGCTTTAATATCTATTTACTGAGGAATATCACTATTTTCAGTCTTAGTAGGCTGCTCAATTTTTTGTTGAACTTTACTCAAATCTTCAAACTGACTTTGAGGTGCTCTTGAATGAGTATTTAAATTCCCAATAACCAAACTTACTGTAAAAAAGATAATAGCTAGAATAGCTGTTGTTCTAGATAGAAAATTTGCTGAACCAGCTGAACCAAATACTGTTCCAGCTGCACCAGAACCAAATGAAGCTCCAGCATCAGCCCCTTTTCCTTGCTGAATTAAGATAAATCCAATAAGAAAAATTGCAACAATAAGATAAGCAAAAGTCAAGATATTTAACAGCATTATTTTCTCTTTAATTTTAAAATTCTGTAATTCTGTTCAAACTACGTATAAAAACGTTCTGATATAAGAATCATATAGTTTTCTGTTTTTAGTTGCAAGATGATTTTTTGAAATTTGAGTTATTCGATTTATTTTTCATCATCTACTGATATTTTTTATGATCCCTTTCTATTCAATGGCGATTTACTTGACACAAGCGGTGTTAATTTCGCTAAATTTTGTAAGACTTGTTGATTAGGCGAACGTAATAACTCAGGTAATCGCTGGTATAAATCTTGCATAAATTGTTGATAAGTCGCTTGTTTTTTACTTATGTCGGTTAATTGCATTTCCCAATGAGCGGTCATATCGGGCTGTATAGCTATCTCAGGCAATGCTGCAATCAACGTTTTTCCCGCTTCTGTGCTTTGAATATGTCGCCCTTTTTTAATCAAAAATCCTCGTTTAAATAATAGCTCAATAATACCCGCCCTTGTTGCTTCAGTACCAATTCCATCTGTTTCTCTTAACACTTTTTTCAATTGCTTATCTTTTACAAAACGAGCAATCCCTGTCATCGCAGACAGTAAAGTAGCATCAGTAAAATAGCGTGGTGGTTGCGTTTTTTTACTTAAAATCTCCCCTTTTTCACACTGTAATTGTTGCCCTTTTTTCACTAATGGTAATAATGGTTCAACAATTTCATCATTATCTTCTTTGCCGAGCAAACTTTTCCAGCCCGCAACAATTAAATTACGGGCTTGTGCAACAAAAGTTCCGCCCGCAATATTTAAGACTATTTTTCCTTTACGATATTCGGCATCGGGGCAAAATTGGAATAAATATTGGCGAGCGATCAGCTGATAAATTCTCTGTTCATTTTCAGTTAAATGTACATTACTTTGACGGGCTGTCGGAATAATTGCGTGATGTGCCTCAACTTTACTATCATTCCAACATCTATTTTTTCTATTTGGATCAACAACTTCAGGTTTTTGTGTATATTCAGGAATATGTCGAGCTATTGCTTCCATAACTTTTAAACGCTCAGAAAAATGCTCCTTAGGTAAATAGCGATTATCCGACCGAGGGTAAGTAATCAACTTATGGGTTTCATAAAGTTTCTGACAAATATCTAACACAGCTTGTGCTGAAAGCCCAAATCGGCGAGCCGCATCAATTTGTAATGCCGAAAGTGAATATGGTAACGGTGCAGTTTCTGTTTCAATTTTATCTTGATAATCTGTTACGCAAGCGGGTTGATTTTCAATACGTTTTGCCACATTTTGTGCCAATGCGTTAGACAGCACTCGCCCTTCATCATCTTGATAATCTTCACACGCTTTACTCGGTTGCCATTGAGCAGTAAAGTGTTCTTGCGTTTCTGGCACAATAATATGTGCCAACACTTCAAAATAGTCTTTTGGAGTAAAATTTTCTATTTCTAAATCTCGATGAACAATCAGTCCAAGAACGGGAGTTTGTACTCGTCCAACAGAAAGCACACCTTTATAACCTGCCCATCGCCCTTGTAAGGTATAAGCTCTGGTCATATTTATCCCATATAGCCAATCAGCTCTAGCCCTTGCCAAGGCTGAAGTTGCAAGCGGTATGAAGTCTCGGTTTAATTGCAATCTATCCACCGCTTTTTTAACCGCACTCGGGTTCAAATCACTAATTAAACAACGCTGGATCGTTGCTTTTTTTTCTGATGATAAATTCAAATAGCCAAACACTTCATCAACCAATAGTTGTCCTTCCCTATCAGGGTCTCCCGCATTGACTAAAATATCGGCTTGCTTAATTAATCGCTCAACTACCTTAAATTGCTTTAAAGTTGATTTTTTAGGAATCAATTTCCACTGTTCAGGAATAATCGGCAAATGTTCCATTCGCCATAGCTTAAACGCTTCATTATAAGCATCTGGCTCAGCTTGTTCTAATAAATGTCCAATACACCAAGTTACAATATTTCCATCACCACATTCAATAAACCCTTCTTTATTATTATGTGGCTTTGGCAATACTTGAGCAATTGCTCGGCCTAAACTTGGTTTTTCAGCAATAAATAGACGCATAAATAAGATCGGTTAAACGAGAAAATAGACGCTTTTCAGCGTCTAATAAGTTAATTTAGTCCTTGGCTAGATAAAATCATCTGACACATCCGCGGTGGTTGTGGTAATGTTTTCGATTTTGGCTTACTTGATGGTTTTAGCGGCTCAAACCACGAATAAAGCTCTGCTCCACACCCATCACCAGCAGGAACAGGGGCTTGATTTTCACAAGAAGGAGCATCTGCAGGACAGGTTAAACGCACATGGAAATGAGAATCGTGAGCATACCATGGACGAATTTTACGTAACCAAGCTCGATCTGTACCTGCGGTATTACATAATTTCACTTTAATTGCTGGATTAACAAAAATACGATCAACTCGTGCGTCTGAAGCGGCTAATTTAATTAGCGTAGTATGCTTTGGTGTCCAAACACGTTCATCAACAGTTTTAGTTGAATGATCAACCATAATAGTGGCAAGTCCTGCTGGATTTCGAGCAGTCTCATCGTCCATGGGACCAAATCTCAACCAAATATCTGCATCAAGCCCTGTTTGATGACTTGCATGCCCTGATGAAAAACGTCCTCCTGCCGGCATTCCCATATCCCCAATTAAAATCGGTGGAAGTCCTGATGCTTTTGCTCGAGAACCTAAATTCTGTAAATAGCTCAATAATTGAGGATGTCCATAATAACGATTTTTAACAGAACGAATAACTTGATAGCCTTCGCCTTTGAGTGCTAACGGTTGTGCTCCAATAATACAACCATTGCTATATCCACCAATGGACTGTGATTTTCCTGGCACTGGCACACGGATAGATTCCCAAGAACTTGCTAATACATTAGTTGATAAAACGATAAGACTTGAGAAAAAAATAATTTTAACTGATTTCATTTACTTTCCAATAACATTGCTATCTAAAATTAGTATCGCATTTTAGAGTAATCAATTTACAAAAGCAAAGCACAATCTAACCACTTGCGTGCCTACATTACCTATTGAGTAATAATGGAATAAATTTTATTTGACACAAAAATAAAAAAAAGTTATTTCTACACTTAAACTTTACCTAACTGATTATGTTTATAGGAAATGCCATTATGTCATCTCTGTCCGTTATGTCTGTTGCAAAATTTGGTGGAACTAGCGTTGCTAATTTTGACTCAATGACCGCTTGTGCCAATATTGTAACCGCTGATTCCAATATTAAAGTCATCGTCCTTTCTGCTTCAGCTGG
This portion of the Vespertiliibacter pulmonis genome encodes:
- a CDS encoding P22AR C-terminal domain-containing protein, translated to MTTLTFQNKTLSAINQQNQIWLTVTEIGKALGYSDPFKSVKNLYDRHQDEFTPCMTQLVEMQTAGGMQKVRIFSLRGCHLIGMLSHTKVAKEFRRWVLDILDKEVGNVQNSQPNLPLVEEKKFTFELTQDEISTLLWLWFIAEKERDLIDNLAPALRSIGSHFAPTAESHATEYKFSIERARKILLNLSQTLNVTPWEDTSLSRVLPKIRNFNSGNPQRPRLTRR
- a CDS encoding recombinase RecT; translation: MNNQQQNKEENKPAVTRQSTIKALINGKATQTRIMQLLGDSAKMEKFSATLINIALDGSLSTCSPASIVKSGLQAAELDLSLNKNMGLAYIVRYQKDAEFQIGYKGWQLLAKRAGIRLNVTPIYDCDEFEISSDGFDTTIKHIPNLDAQQDHLPEWVESHLKGVLVSTKEDGEISHKFVSIGKIQQIAGVSPSKKKGSYSPYSLWNLEMYMGKATKYVLSKMPMQEQIARAVEIENEVDKKQMTENQHSKDNDIFEAEFSTIVSDEVFQKCKQNIINGETTLQDLCDSGFEFSPEQYEELEKLEVK
- a CDS encoding translocation protein TolB precursor, encoding MNNLFKLKARCSSLSQFIGEPKSKADKEAGKLTNTAKSAVRDKIKLDLFGYQSFEGNKQTQKGNQLEDQAIKLSGLTRGLALKKNTERRENDFISGECDIYVPTRKLIIDTKCSWDIGSHPFFRDEAEEKAKKQGYDIQMQGYMWLWECEQAQIDFVLLPTPFDLLSPYEDSERYIDLVEQIPQSQRITTITIKRDDKMIQRIQERVQAAQDYYDELIAELTKH
- the rdgC gene encoding recombination-associated protein RdgC, yielding MFWFKNIIIYRLTSAIDFSNIENALQQSKFSDCQPLDWSKFGWDSPLITSDQLHFESNNQLLLVAHKEEKIIPAEVIQKETNTRIEALEKKEERKLRKTEKQAIKNDVVTTLLPRAFSKHLFTAIWIDIKRQLIFIDTSSSKRAEDTLALLRKTLGSLPVVPLSFIKLPLEVITEWITHNDLPQWLTLLEEAELKSFNDESVIRCKRQDLESDEITNHLEAGKYITKLALDWENHLSFVLKEDGSLSRIKFADDILEKNDDILKEDIAQRFDADFFLMTHELADLIDKLTIEFHGIKETI
- a CDS encoding DUF6378 domain-containing protein — translated: MNINETLSEREKTHGDFYQGAIIFDSLMEIVKNHEENLNVSHRYALTMIMGKITRILEGNAFEPDHWRDIAGYATLGGRLNVTERKDETI
- a CDS encoding AAA family ATPase, whose amino-acid sequence is MLIDFSTKNFRSFNELQTFSLIKSKSSELPSNTFSISDNSNFSLLKTAAIYGANASGKSNFLKALLTMKLMVTANYQRGDKLPVVPFKLNNCTINQPTEFEVTFIVDNVRYQYGFSASTTQIYDEWLFVYPKNHAQKWFERSWNKQNKSYDWRFGSFLLGSKQMWAQSTRENALFLATAVQLNNEQLRPIFDWFNDTLRFASSGGFDPMFTANLCEDNRKNDILKFLKTADFHISDIKVEKTEFNVSELPADMLEPLKDFLTQSLKGKKKLRLETIHVDNNGDLVPLNFHDESDGTQKFFGFAGPILDVLENGYVLCIDELNVNLHPKLVQFLVELFHNQESNPKNAQLIFTTHETSILTQYIFRRDQIWFCERSKEHSSVLYPLSDFSPKKGKENLELGYLSGKYGALPFISTFMGVK
- a CDS encoding RloB family protein — protein: MGSDDLHKKRKSQTLKQKQRKIGTKKPYDRVLIVCEGSKTEPLYFKALREEYQLHTANIEICNSSGSDPISIVNHAKIRYREAKNERNSFDRVYCVFDKDQHANYKPAIKTLESLAPKNTFFAITSIPCFEYWILLHFSYTTRPYVATHRKSAADSVISELKKYIPHYEKNVNIFDMIKGSTSFAITNAKKANESAQRGSTDNPSTKIVYLVEDLINLLECK
- a CDS encoding tyrosine-type recombinase/integrase, whose amino-acid sequence is MATITKRGEKWRVHIRKKGIVKTATFSTKTEASRWAQSIESQIDAGEYSPVPQMTFAELINKYVEEVTIHKGGARPEALRLNRIAKTPLGSVYLAELSKQDFEKWQEQRLSEVSVLSVLRERVSLSAVISQAIKWEFLKNNPLSLVDKPKEPPARTRRYSQDEIDRLIFVSGFDFEIEPVTLISRVGASVLFAIETAMRAGEICNMRWEDVNFTSATVLLPKTKNGFARTVPLSSFALKILKHLEKVKVDDGSVFQMKSASHDAVFRKMKALAGLDEADLHFHDTRREALSRLAKKVDVMTLAKISGHRDIKILLNTYYAPDMQEVASLLG
- the secG gene encoding preprotein translocase subunit SecG produces the protein MLNILTFAYLIVAIFLIGFILIQQGKGADAGASFGSGAAGTVFGSAGSANFLSRTTAILAIIFFTVSLVIGNLNTHSRAPQSQFEDLSKVQQKIEQPTKTENSDIPQ